In Rhinolophus ferrumequinum isolate MPI-CBG mRhiFer1 chromosome 25, mRhiFer1_v1.p, whole genome shotgun sequence, the following proteins share a genomic window:
- the HPS4 gene encoding BLOC-3 complex member HPS4 isoform X3, translating to MATSTSTETKSASWWNYFFLYDGSKVKEEGDPTRAGICYFYPSQTLLDQQELLCGQIAGVVHCISDISGSPPALIRLRKLKFAIQVDGDYLWVLGCAVELPDVSCQQFLDQLIGFFHFYNGPVSVAYKNHSQEELSAEWDTFIEQILKNTSDLHKIFTSLWNVDRTKVEPLLLLKAALILQTCQRSPHVLAGCILYKGLIVSTQLPPSLTAKVLLHRATPRDQRIPTGGDVLQECGVALPPNVHIMPVFVTEEEAISLHEFPGEWMTSSPASPARLQERSAQHLPKGALKEDATGPEESMAWMWAASPESRFPDAARPNGSGENGYFSGCDLGSIQPAKLHSTARDARPGLGCSLGKEPGLCWGEVEVDLSEIHIPGAQETGRSSSNFTFPSVCVPDGGAPCLKESVSDSRNAEPQPPEALPVGAAIRGVSPSGLDKLTQNGALEQHEDLPGDSREAPSRRSRPLSLPRLDLGQRGAKLPIEGPGAEPCVDGVHEDRPASGLECQSNSADSPGGDTPSADSTGSRRTPAARGGLVHMNLYTHSVKGLVLSLLAEEPLLGDSAAIEEVYHSSLASLNGLEVHLKETLPKDEPAAASRTYNFMHYDRIQNVLTANMPQVATSQDHRFLQAVSVMHADFAQLPSLYEMTASRK from the exons ATGGCCACCTCTACCTCAACGGAGACGAAGTCAGCATCCTG GTGGAACTATTTTTTCCTCTATGATGGTTCAAAGGTAAAGGAAGAAGGAGATCCCACAAGAGCtggcatttgttatttttatcccTCTCAG ACCCTGCTTGACCAACAGGAGTTGCTTTGTGGACAGATTGCTGGAGTTGTCCACTGTATTTCTGACATCTCTGGCTCGCCTCCCGCTCTCATTCGTCTGCGGAAACTTAAGTTCGCCATACAGGTTGATGGAGATTACCTTTGG GTGCTGGGCTGTGCTGTGGAGCTCCCTGATGTCAGCTGCCAGCAGTTTCTGGATCAGCTTATtggattctttcatttttacaacGGACCTGTTTCTGTGGCTTACAAG AACCATTCTCAGGAAGAGCTGAGCGCCGAGTGGGACACCTTTATTGAACAAATTCTGAAAAACACCAGTGATCTGCATAAGATATTCACTTCCCTCTGGAACGTGGACCGAACTAAA GTGGAGCCCCTGCTCTTGCTGAAGGCGGCCCTCATCCTCCAGACCTGCCAGCGCTCCCCTCACGTCCTCGCTGGCTGCATCCTCTATAAAGGACT GATTGTCAGCACCCAGCTCCCACCCTCCCTCACGGCCAAGGTCCTGCTTCATCGCGCCACACCTCGGGACCAG aGAATACCTACAGGAGGGGATGTCCTGCAGGAATGTG GGGTAGCACTTCCCCCGAATGTCCACATCATGCCTGTTTTCGTGACAGAAGAGGAAGCCATCAGTCTCCATGAGTTCCCAGGAGAGTGGATGACTAG CTCTCCTGCATCTCCAGCCAGACTCCAGGAGCGCTCGGCCCAGCACCTTCCAAAGGGTGCCCTGAAAGAAGACGCCACCGGGCCTGAGGAATCCATGGCCTGGATGTGGGCAGCCAGCCCCGAGTCCAGGTTCCCGGATGCAGCTCGGCCAAATGGCAGCGGCGAGAATGGATACTTCTCGGGTTGTGATCTGGGGAGCATCCAGCCTGCAAAACTGCACAGCACTGCCAGGGACGCGCGCCCTGGGCTCGGCTGCTCCCTGGGGAAGGAACCTGGCTTGTGCTGGGGGGAAGTGGAAGTGGACTTATCTGAAATCCACATTCCAGGAGCTCAGGAAACGGGGAGATCCTCCAGTAATTTCACCTTCCCGAGTGTGTGTGTCCCAGATGGCGGTGCTCCTTGTCTCAAGGAGTCTGTCAGCGACTCTCGCAACGCGGAACCCCAGCCGCCAGAGGCCCTGCCTGTGGGCGCTGCCATCAGAGGTGTCTCTCCCTCTGGTCTGGACAAGCTTACCCAGAACGGAGCCCTAGAGCAGCACGAAGACCTTCCTGGGGACAGCCGCGAGGCCCCCAGTAGGAGGAGCAGGCCGCTGTCATTGCCTCGCCTAGATTTGGGACAGAGAGGAGCTAAGCTTCCCATTGAGGGACCAGGCGCGGAGCCCTGTGTGGACGGGGTTCATGAGGACCGCCCTGCCTCTGGCCTGGAGTGCCAGTCAAACTCTGCCGACTCTCCAGGCGGCGACACCCCCTCTGCGGACAGCACTGGCTCCCGGCGGACCCCCGCAGCCCGGGGAGGACTCGTGCACATGAACCTCTACACTCACAGTGTCAAAGGGCTGGTTCTGTCCCTCCTGGCCGAGGAGCCGCTGCTGGGAGACAGCGCAGCCATCGAGGAGGTG TACCACAGTAGCCTGGCGTCCCTGAATGGGCTGGAGGTCCACCTGAAGGAGACGCTGCCCAAGGATGAGCCCGCCGCCGCCAGCAGAACATACAACTTCATGCATTATGACCGTATCCAGAACGTGCTGACAG CAAACATGCCTCAGGTGGCCACATCCCAGGACCACCGCTTCCTGCAGGCCGTCAGCGTGATGCATGCTGACTTTGCCCAGCTGCCCTCGCTGTACGAGATGACCGCCAG CAGAAAATAA
- the HPS4 gene encoding BLOC-3 complex member HPS4 isoform X1, which yields MATSTSTETKSASWWNYFFLYDGSKVKEEGDPTRAGICYFYPSQTLLDQQELLCGQIAGVVHCISDISGSPPALIRLRKLKFAIQVDGDYLWVLGCAVELPDVSCQQFLDQLIGFFHFYNGPVSVAYKNHSQEELSAEWDTFIEQILKNTSDLHKIFTSLWNVDRTKVEPLLLLKAALILQTCQRSPHVLAGCILYKGLIVSTQLPPSLTAKVLLHRATPRDQRIPTGGDVLQECGVALPPNVHIMPVFVTEEEAISLHEFPGEWMTSSPASPARLQERSAQHLPKGALKEDATGPEESMAWMWAASPESRFPDAARPNGSGENGYFSGCDLGSIQPAKLHSTARDARPGLGCSLGKEPGLCWGEVEVDLSEIHIPGAQETGRSSSNFTFPSVCVPDGGAPCLKESVSDSRNAEPQPPEALPVGAAIRGVSPSGLDKLTQNGALEQHEDLPGDSREAPSRRSRPLSLPRLDLGQRGAKLPIEGPGAEPCVDGVHEDRPASGLECQSNSADSPGGDTPSADSTGSRRTPAARGGLVHMNLYTHSVKGLVLSLLAEEPLLGDSAAIEEVYHSSLASLNGLEVHLKETLPKDEPAAASRTYNFMHYDRIQNVLTANMPQVATSQDHRFLQAVSVMHADFAQLPSLYEMTARNASTAVYACCNPVQETYFQQLASATRSSGFPSPQDGAFSLPGKAKQKLLKHGVNLL from the exons ATGGCCACCTCTACCTCAACGGAGACGAAGTCAGCATCCTG GTGGAACTATTTTTTCCTCTATGATGGTTCAAAGGTAAAGGAAGAAGGAGATCCCACAAGAGCtggcatttgttatttttatcccTCTCAG ACCCTGCTTGACCAACAGGAGTTGCTTTGTGGACAGATTGCTGGAGTTGTCCACTGTATTTCTGACATCTCTGGCTCGCCTCCCGCTCTCATTCGTCTGCGGAAACTTAAGTTCGCCATACAGGTTGATGGAGATTACCTTTGG GTGCTGGGCTGTGCTGTGGAGCTCCCTGATGTCAGCTGCCAGCAGTTTCTGGATCAGCTTATtggattctttcatttttacaacGGACCTGTTTCTGTGGCTTACAAG AACCATTCTCAGGAAGAGCTGAGCGCCGAGTGGGACACCTTTATTGAACAAATTCTGAAAAACACCAGTGATCTGCATAAGATATTCACTTCCCTCTGGAACGTGGACCGAACTAAA GTGGAGCCCCTGCTCTTGCTGAAGGCGGCCCTCATCCTCCAGACCTGCCAGCGCTCCCCTCACGTCCTCGCTGGCTGCATCCTCTATAAAGGACT GATTGTCAGCACCCAGCTCCCACCCTCCCTCACGGCCAAGGTCCTGCTTCATCGCGCCACACCTCGGGACCAG aGAATACCTACAGGAGGGGATGTCCTGCAGGAATGTG GGGTAGCACTTCCCCCGAATGTCCACATCATGCCTGTTTTCGTGACAGAAGAGGAAGCCATCAGTCTCCATGAGTTCCCAGGAGAGTGGATGACTAG CTCTCCTGCATCTCCAGCCAGACTCCAGGAGCGCTCGGCCCAGCACCTTCCAAAGGGTGCCCTGAAAGAAGACGCCACCGGGCCTGAGGAATCCATGGCCTGGATGTGGGCAGCCAGCCCCGAGTCCAGGTTCCCGGATGCAGCTCGGCCAAATGGCAGCGGCGAGAATGGATACTTCTCGGGTTGTGATCTGGGGAGCATCCAGCCTGCAAAACTGCACAGCACTGCCAGGGACGCGCGCCCTGGGCTCGGCTGCTCCCTGGGGAAGGAACCTGGCTTGTGCTGGGGGGAAGTGGAAGTGGACTTATCTGAAATCCACATTCCAGGAGCTCAGGAAACGGGGAGATCCTCCAGTAATTTCACCTTCCCGAGTGTGTGTGTCCCAGATGGCGGTGCTCCTTGTCTCAAGGAGTCTGTCAGCGACTCTCGCAACGCGGAACCCCAGCCGCCAGAGGCCCTGCCTGTGGGCGCTGCCATCAGAGGTGTCTCTCCCTCTGGTCTGGACAAGCTTACCCAGAACGGAGCCCTAGAGCAGCACGAAGACCTTCCTGGGGACAGCCGCGAGGCCCCCAGTAGGAGGAGCAGGCCGCTGTCATTGCCTCGCCTAGATTTGGGACAGAGAGGAGCTAAGCTTCCCATTGAGGGACCAGGCGCGGAGCCCTGTGTGGACGGGGTTCATGAGGACCGCCCTGCCTCTGGCCTGGAGTGCCAGTCAAACTCTGCCGACTCTCCAGGCGGCGACACCCCCTCTGCGGACAGCACTGGCTCCCGGCGGACCCCCGCAGCCCGGGGAGGACTCGTGCACATGAACCTCTACACTCACAGTGTCAAAGGGCTGGTTCTGTCCCTCCTGGCCGAGGAGCCGCTGCTGGGAGACAGCGCAGCCATCGAGGAGGTG TACCACAGTAGCCTGGCGTCCCTGAATGGGCTGGAGGTCCACCTGAAGGAGACGCTGCCCAAGGATGAGCCCGCCGCCGCCAGCAGAACATACAACTTCATGCATTATGACCGTATCCAGAACGTGCTGACAG CAAACATGCCTCAGGTGGCCACATCCCAGGACCACCGCTTCCTGCAGGCCGTCAGCGTGATGCATGCTGACTTTGCCCAGCTGCCCTCGCTGTACGAGATGACCGCCAG
- the SRRD gene encoding SRR1-like protein has product MTSSECAARPRLPGPMAAAALEPWQVAAPRRRRSAARRPRPGEAAAARRPEAEPEVDRDVVLRRLREAGEDLLISDFWSSALETINKCLTKHLEQLKAPVGTLSEALGNLHLDSSPEESDVVPGSIRGETLLTGTCHWKCVCYGIGNFSTCVIARNQLTFLLLFLEKCQIPRSHCWVYDPLFSQLEIAVLNTLGVIVLSENEEGKRSVCDECTIFYMPHCGSALYNNLLWSNWSVRALSKVVIVGNSFRGLEDRLLTRILQKNYTYIAKILKGLEEHEFPQTSQYADVFNDTSVHWFPVQKLHQLSAHTWAFREEPDYRDCEDLEIIRNKTEDPSATDSNSL; this is encoded by the exons ATGACGTCGTCCGAGTGCGCCGCGCGCCCGCGACTCCCGGGGCCAATGGCGGCCGCGGCGCTGGAACCCTGGCAAGTTGCGGCTCCGCGGAGACGGCGCTCTGCCGCTCGACGTCCGCGGCCCGGGGAGGCGGCGGCCGCCCGGCGCCCGGAGGCGGAGCCTGAGGTGGACCGCGACGTTGTGCTCCGTCGCCTCCGGGAGGCCGG GGAGGACCTGCTTATTTCCGATTTCTGGAGTTCAGCTCTAG aaaccatcaacaaatgtCTTACGAAACATCTGGAACAACTGAAGGCCCCAGTGGGGACTCTTTCGGAAGCCCTTGGAAACCTGCACCTTGACTCATCACCAGAGGAGTCAGATGTGGTCCCTGGCTCCATCCGAGGAGAGACCCTGCTCACGGGAACCTGTCATTGGAAGTGTGTGTGTTACGGCATTGGGAACTTTTCCACCTGCGTCATAGCTAGAAACCAGCTCACGTTTTTGCTTCTCTTCCTGGAAAAGTGCCAG ATTCCCAGAAGTCATTGCTGGGTGTATGACCCTCTGTTTAGCCAACTGGAAATTGCAGTTCTTAATACCCTTGGGGTGATTGTTCTCAGTGAGAACGAG GAAGGAAAGCGGAGTGTCTGTGATGAGTGCACCATCTTTTACATGCCCCACTGTGGGTCGGCCCTGTACAACAACCTGTTGTGGAGTAACTGGTCAGTACGTGCCCTCTCCAAGGTGGTCATCGTTGGGAACAGTTTCAGAGGACTGGAGGACCG gttaTTGACAAGGATTCTGCAGAAAAATTACACCTACATTGCAAAG ATTTTGAAAGGACTGGAGGAGCATGAGTTTCCTCAGACTTCCCAGTACGCGGACGTGTTTAATGATACCTCCGTCCACTGGTTCCCTGTCCAGAAGCTCCACCAACTCTCCGCCCACACATGGGCATTTCGGGAAGAACCAGACTATCGGGACTGTGAGGACCTTGAAAtcatcaggaacaagacagaggATCCTTCAGCTACTGACTCAAACTCGCTGTAA
- the HPS4 gene encoding BLOC-3 complex member HPS4 isoform X4, whose amino-acid sequence MATSTSTETKSASWWNYFFLYDGSKVKEEGDPTRAGICYFYPSQTLLDQQELLCGQIAGVVHCISDISGSPPALIRLRKLKFAIQVDGDYLWVLGCAVELPDVSCQQFLDQLIGFFHFYNGPVSVAYKNHSQEELSAEWDTFIEQILKNTSDLHKIFTSLWNVDRTKVEPLLLLKAALILQTCQRSPHVLAGCILYKGLIVSTQLPPSLTAKVLLHRATPRDQRIPTGGDVLQECGVALPPNVHIMPVFVTEEEAISLHEFPGEWMTSSPASPARLQERSAQHLPKGALKEDATGPEESMAWMWAASPESRFPDAARPNGSGENGYFSGCDLGSIQPAKLHSTARDARPGLGCSLGKEPGLCWGEVEVDLSEIHIPGAQETGRSSSNFTFPSVCVPDGGAPCLKESVSDSRNAEPQPPEALPVGAAIRGVSPSGLDKLTQNGALEQHEDLPGDSREAPSRRSRPLSLPRLDLGQRGAKLPIEGPGAEPCVDGVHEDRPASGLECQSNSADSPGGDTPSADSTGSRRTPAARGGLVHMNLYTHSVKGLVLSLLAEEPLLGDSAAIEEVYHSSLASLNGLEVHLKETLPKDEPAAASRTYNFMHYDRIQNVLTANMPQVATSQDHRFLQAVSVMHADFAQLPSLYEMTARK is encoded by the exons ATGGCCACCTCTACCTCAACGGAGACGAAGTCAGCATCCTG GTGGAACTATTTTTTCCTCTATGATGGTTCAAAGGTAAAGGAAGAAGGAGATCCCACAAGAGCtggcatttgttatttttatcccTCTCAG ACCCTGCTTGACCAACAGGAGTTGCTTTGTGGACAGATTGCTGGAGTTGTCCACTGTATTTCTGACATCTCTGGCTCGCCTCCCGCTCTCATTCGTCTGCGGAAACTTAAGTTCGCCATACAGGTTGATGGAGATTACCTTTGG GTGCTGGGCTGTGCTGTGGAGCTCCCTGATGTCAGCTGCCAGCAGTTTCTGGATCAGCTTATtggattctttcatttttacaacGGACCTGTTTCTGTGGCTTACAAG AACCATTCTCAGGAAGAGCTGAGCGCCGAGTGGGACACCTTTATTGAACAAATTCTGAAAAACACCAGTGATCTGCATAAGATATTCACTTCCCTCTGGAACGTGGACCGAACTAAA GTGGAGCCCCTGCTCTTGCTGAAGGCGGCCCTCATCCTCCAGACCTGCCAGCGCTCCCCTCACGTCCTCGCTGGCTGCATCCTCTATAAAGGACT GATTGTCAGCACCCAGCTCCCACCCTCCCTCACGGCCAAGGTCCTGCTTCATCGCGCCACACCTCGGGACCAG aGAATACCTACAGGAGGGGATGTCCTGCAGGAATGTG GGGTAGCACTTCCCCCGAATGTCCACATCATGCCTGTTTTCGTGACAGAAGAGGAAGCCATCAGTCTCCATGAGTTCCCAGGAGAGTGGATGACTAG CTCTCCTGCATCTCCAGCCAGACTCCAGGAGCGCTCGGCCCAGCACCTTCCAAAGGGTGCCCTGAAAGAAGACGCCACCGGGCCTGAGGAATCCATGGCCTGGATGTGGGCAGCCAGCCCCGAGTCCAGGTTCCCGGATGCAGCTCGGCCAAATGGCAGCGGCGAGAATGGATACTTCTCGGGTTGTGATCTGGGGAGCATCCAGCCTGCAAAACTGCACAGCACTGCCAGGGACGCGCGCCCTGGGCTCGGCTGCTCCCTGGGGAAGGAACCTGGCTTGTGCTGGGGGGAAGTGGAAGTGGACTTATCTGAAATCCACATTCCAGGAGCTCAGGAAACGGGGAGATCCTCCAGTAATTTCACCTTCCCGAGTGTGTGTGTCCCAGATGGCGGTGCTCCTTGTCTCAAGGAGTCTGTCAGCGACTCTCGCAACGCGGAACCCCAGCCGCCAGAGGCCCTGCCTGTGGGCGCTGCCATCAGAGGTGTCTCTCCCTCTGGTCTGGACAAGCTTACCCAGAACGGAGCCCTAGAGCAGCACGAAGACCTTCCTGGGGACAGCCGCGAGGCCCCCAGTAGGAGGAGCAGGCCGCTGTCATTGCCTCGCCTAGATTTGGGACAGAGAGGAGCTAAGCTTCCCATTGAGGGACCAGGCGCGGAGCCCTGTGTGGACGGGGTTCATGAGGACCGCCCTGCCTCTGGCCTGGAGTGCCAGTCAAACTCTGCCGACTCTCCAGGCGGCGACACCCCCTCTGCGGACAGCACTGGCTCCCGGCGGACCCCCGCAGCCCGGGGAGGACTCGTGCACATGAACCTCTACACTCACAGTGTCAAAGGGCTGGTTCTGTCCCTCCTGGCCGAGGAGCCGCTGCTGGGAGACAGCGCAGCCATCGAGGAGGTG TACCACAGTAGCCTGGCGTCCCTGAATGGGCTGGAGGTCCACCTGAAGGAGACGCTGCCCAAGGATGAGCCCGCCGCCGCCAGCAGAACATACAACTTCATGCATTATGACCGTATCCAGAACGTGCTGACAG CAAACATGCCTCAGGTGGCCACATCCCAGGACCACCGCTTCCTGCAGGCCGTCAGCGTGATGCATGCTGACTTTGCCCAGCTGCCCTCGCTGTACGAGATGACCGCCAG AAAATAA
- the HPS4 gene encoding BLOC-3 complex member HPS4 isoform X2 translates to MATSTSTETKSASWWNYFFLYDGSKVKEEGDPTRAGICYFYPSQTLLDQQELLCGQIAGVVHCISDISGSPPALIRLRKLKFAIQVDGDYLWVLGCAVELPDVSCQQFLDQLIGFFHFYNGPVSVAYKNHSQEELSAEWDTFIEQILKNTSDLHKIFTSLWNVDRTKVEPLLLLKAALILQTCQRSPHVLAGCILYKGLIVSTQLPPSLTAKVLLHRATPRDQRIPTGGDVLQECGVALPPNVHIMPVFVTEEEAISLHEFPGEWMTSSPASPARLQERSAQHLPKGALKEDATGPEESMAWMWAASPESRFPDAARPNGSGENGYFSGCDLGSIQPAKLHSTARDARPGLGCSLGKEPGLCWGEVEVDLSEIHIPGAQETGRSSSNFTFPSVCVPDGGAPCLKESVSDSRNAEPQPPEALPVGAAIRGVSPSGLDKLTQNGALEQHEDLPGDSREAPSRRSRPLSLPRLDLGQRGAKLPIEGPGAEPCVDGVHEDRPASGLECQSNSADSPGGDTPSADSTGSRRTPAARGGLVHMNLYTHSVKGLVLSLLAEEPLLGDSAAIEEVYHSSLASLNGLEVHLKETLPKDEPAAASRTYNFMHYDRIQNVLTETPPQLCMPVATLCRKPISSSWHRPRGAPASQVPRTVPSASQAKPSRSC, encoded by the exons ATGGCCACCTCTACCTCAACGGAGACGAAGTCAGCATCCTG GTGGAACTATTTTTTCCTCTATGATGGTTCAAAGGTAAAGGAAGAAGGAGATCCCACAAGAGCtggcatttgttatttttatcccTCTCAG ACCCTGCTTGACCAACAGGAGTTGCTTTGTGGACAGATTGCTGGAGTTGTCCACTGTATTTCTGACATCTCTGGCTCGCCTCCCGCTCTCATTCGTCTGCGGAAACTTAAGTTCGCCATACAGGTTGATGGAGATTACCTTTGG GTGCTGGGCTGTGCTGTGGAGCTCCCTGATGTCAGCTGCCAGCAGTTTCTGGATCAGCTTATtggattctttcatttttacaacGGACCTGTTTCTGTGGCTTACAAG AACCATTCTCAGGAAGAGCTGAGCGCCGAGTGGGACACCTTTATTGAACAAATTCTGAAAAACACCAGTGATCTGCATAAGATATTCACTTCCCTCTGGAACGTGGACCGAACTAAA GTGGAGCCCCTGCTCTTGCTGAAGGCGGCCCTCATCCTCCAGACCTGCCAGCGCTCCCCTCACGTCCTCGCTGGCTGCATCCTCTATAAAGGACT GATTGTCAGCACCCAGCTCCCACCCTCCCTCACGGCCAAGGTCCTGCTTCATCGCGCCACACCTCGGGACCAG aGAATACCTACAGGAGGGGATGTCCTGCAGGAATGTG GGGTAGCACTTCCCCCGAATGTCCACATCATGCCTGTTTTCGTGACAGAAGAGGAAGCCATCAGTCTCCATGAGTTCCCAGGAGAGTGGATGACTAG CTCTCCTGCATCTCCAGCCAGACTCCAGGAGCGCTCGGCCCAGCACCTTCCAAAGGGTGCCCTGAAAGAAGACGCCACCGGGCCTGAGGAATCCATGGCCTGGATGTGGGCAGCCAGCCCCGAGTCCAGGTTCCCGGATGCAGCTCGGCCAAATGGCAGCGGCGAGAATGGATACTTCTCGGGTTGTGATCTGGGGAGCATCCAGCCTGCAAAACTGCACAGCACTGCCAGGGACGCGCGCCCTGGGCTCGGCTGCTCCCTGGGGAAGGAACCTGGCTTGTGCTGGGGGGAAGTGGAAGTGGACTTATCTGAAATCCACATTCCAGGAGCTCAGGAAACGGGGAGATCCTCCAGTAATTTCACCTTCCCGAGTGTGTGTGTCCCAGATGGCGGTGCTCCTTGTCTCAAGGAGTCTGTCAGCGACTCTCGCAACGCGGAACCCCAGCCGCCAGAGGCCCTGCCTGTGGGCGCTGCCATCAGAGGTGTCTCTCCCTCTGGTCTGGACAAGCTTACCCAGAACGGAGCCCTAGAGCAGCACGAAGACCTTCCTGGGGACAGCCGCGAGGCCCCCAGTAGGAGGAGCAGGCCGCTGTCATTGCCTCGCCTAGATTTGGGACAGAGAGGAGCTAAGCTTCCCATTGAGGGACCAGGCGCGGAGCCCTGTGTGGACGGGGTTCATGAGGACCGCCCTGCCTCTGGCCTGGAGTGCCAGTCAAACTCTGCCGACTCTCCAGGCGGCGACACCCCCTCTGCGGACAGCACTGGCTCCCGGCGGACCCCCGCAGCCCGGGGAGGACTCGTGCACATGAACCTCTACACTCACAGTGTCAAAGGGCTGGTTCTGTCCCTCCTGGCCGAGGAGCCGCTGCTGGGAGACAGCGCAGCCATCGAGGAGGTG TACCACAGTAGCCTGGCGTCCCTGAATGGGCTGGAGGTCCACCTGAAGGAGACGCTGCCCAAGGATGAGCCCGCCGCCGCCAGCAGAACATACAACTTCATGCATTATGACCGTATCCAGAACGTGCTGACAG